From one Bos javanicus breed banteng chromosome 15, ARS-OSU_banteng_1.0, whole genome shotgun sequence genomic stretch:
- the LOC133261383 gene encoding RNA polymerase II subunit A C-terminal domain phosphatase SSU72 like protein 3-like: protein MPSSPLRVAVVCMSNVNRSMEAHRILSKNGFHVRSFGAGSHVKLPGGARKPPVLYDFSTSYKKMHSDLSSKDQKHYKRNGVLHILKRNERIKPGPERFQECPDPFDVIFTCGQRAYNRVVADLCARDQETWQPVPVVKVDIDDTLEAASLGASIICELCQGLQQADDTQSRLAELLQAAKEKTGRSFLHMVCFY, encoded by the exons atgccctcctccccactcagGGTG GCTGTGGTCTGCATGAGCAATGTCAACAGGAGCATGGAAGCCCACCGCATCCTCAGCAAGAACGGGTTCCATGTCAGGTCTTTCGGAGCCGGATCCCACGTGAAGCTCCCAGGAGGGGCACGCAAGCCACCCGTGCTCTACGACTTCTCCACGTCCTACAAGAAGATGCACAGCGACCTCTCCTCTAAAGACCAAAAGCACTACAAAAGGAATGGAGTCTTACACatcctgaaaagaaatgagagaatcaAGCCTGGCCCAGAAAGGTTTCAAGAGTGCCCAGATCCCTTTGACGTCATCTTCACCTGTGGGCAGAGGGCCTATAACCGGGTGGTGGCTGACCTGTGTGCCAGGGATCAGGAGACCTGGCAGCCTGTGCCAGTCGTCAAAGTGGACATAGACGACACCCTGGAGGCAGCCAGCCTTGGAGCCTCGATCATCTGTGAGCTCTGCCAGGGTCTCCAGCAGGCAGACGACACGCAAAGTCGTCTGGCCGAGCTGCTCCAGGCAGCGAAGGAGAAAACAGGAAGGAGCTTTCTGCACATGGTCTGCTTCTACTGA
- the LOC133261384 gene encoding RNA polymerase II subunit A C-terminal domain phosphatase SSU72 like protein 3-like: MPSYPLSVAVVCMSNINRSMEAHRILRRKGFRVRSFGAGSRVRLPGRARNLPVVYDFSTTYEEMRKDLVRKDRQRYNSNGILHILGRNERIKPRPERFQECRDRFDVIFTCEESVYDKVVEELWVREQETFQPVHVINVDMADNAEDATLGSLIICELCERLQQADNLEDSVVEVLLAAERKTGKSFLHTVCFY; encoded by the coding sequence ATGCCCTCGTATCCGCTCAGTGTGGCTGTGGTCTGCATGAGCAACATAAACAGGAGCATGGAGGCCCACCGCATCCTCAGGAGGAAAGGATTCCGAGTCAGGTCCTTTGGAGCTGGATCTCGAGTCAGGCTCCCAGGAAGGGCACGCAACCTCCCCGTGGTTTACGATTTCTCCACTACCTATGAGGAGATGCGCAAGGACCTTGTGCGCAAAGACCGACAACGCTATAACAGCAACGGCATCTTACACATCTTGGGAAGAAACGAGAGAATCAAGCCTCGCCCGGAAAGATTTCAAGAGTGCCGAGATCGCTTTGACGTCATCTTCACCTGTGAGGAGAGCGTCTACGACAAGGTGGTGGAGGAGCTGTGGGTCCGAGAGCAGGAGACCTTCCAGCCTGTGCACGTGATCAACGTGGACATGGCCGACAACGCGGAGGACGCCACGCTTGGGTCTTTGATCATCTGTGAGCTCTGCGAACGCCTCCAGCAGGCAGACAACCTGGAGGACTCTGTGGTCGAGGTGCTCCTGGCAGCCGAGCGGAAAACTGGCAAGAGCTTTCTGCACACGGTCTGCTTCTACTAA